One Plectropomus leopardus isolate mb chromosome 1, YSFRI_Pleo_2.0, whole genome shotgun sequence DNA segment encodes these proteins:
- the LOC121960605 gene encoding tropomyosin alpha-4 chain-like isoform X5, whose product MAGGSSLEAVKKKIKSLQDQADAAEDRAALLQRDLNQERSAREAAEGDVASLNRRIQLVEEELDRAQERLATALTKLEEAEKAADESERGMKVIENRAMKDEEKMELQEIQLKEAKHIAEEADRKYEEVARKLVIIESDLERTEERAELSESKCSELEEELKTVQNNLKSLEAQAEKYSQKEDKYEEEIKVLTDKLKEAETRAEFAERSVAKLEKTIDDLEDKLTQAKEEGLSLKQMLDQTLMEMVNI is encoded by the exons ATGGCCGGTGGGAGCTCTCTGGAAgctgtgaaaaagaaaatcaagtcGCTGCAGGACCAGGCCGATGCGGCGGAGGACCGGGCAGCGTTACTACAGCGGGACCTGAACCAGGAGCGGAGCGCGAGGGAAGCA GCTGAGGGTGATGTAGCTTCCCTGAACAGACGTATCCAGCTGGTTGAGGAGGAGTTGGACCGTGCTCAGGAGCGTCTGGCCACGGCACTGACCAAGCTGGAGGAGGCCGAGAAGGCTGCTGATGAGAGCGAGAG AGGCATGAAGGTCATTGAGAACAGGGCAATGAAGGACGAGGAGAAGATGGAGCTGCAGGAGATCCAGCTGAAGGAGGCCAAACACATTGCAGAGGAGGCTGACCGCAAATACGAGGAG GTGGCCCGTAAGCTGGTGATCATTGAGAGTGACTTGGAACGTACAGAGGAGCGCGCTGAGCTGTCTGAGAG CAAATGCTCTGAGCTTGAGGAGGAGCTGAAAACCGTACAGAACAACCTGAAGTCTCTGGAGGCTCAGGCAGAGAAG TACTCACAGAAGGAGGACAAGTACGAGGAGGAGATCAAGGTTCTTACAGACAAGTTGAAGGAG GCTGAGACTCGTGCTGAGTTCGCTGAGAGATCAGTCGCCAAGCTTGAGAAGACCATTGATGACTTGGAAG ATAAACTCACACAAGCTAAAGAAGAGGGCCTGAGCTTAAAGCAGATGCTGGATCAGACTCTAATGGAGATGGTTAACATTTGA
- the fbxo22 gene encoding F-box only protein 22 has protein sequence MGENQDFTVSIQDSKAAYILSNVAEVVERILTFVPTKSLLRIASVCRLWRNCARRVLRTQQQLTWVSARGPSSTDAHVLSSILADEVEKVFLLPKTVLALVDCEAFNGQAYCYRQNKAKRSRHSSDIVEELNLLFPKGCDIMGVSTPGIVLTPSGSCSSLPQEYQEGEAGFAIMLPSIEGVHVKPFHFCKKSISPAALKEAGLIDNPELRVVLMFVYEAYKSGGARFLSQILDPLAKSKALIAGGLVESVFSPRRYCCSQGAYGVVGLTLSGPKVQGASVLLDQDISNPKAAEATIRRLKAAKIPERNTLGFMFACVGRGQNYYNNQANVEADAFHKVFPNTPLFGLFGNGEIGCDRIVKDDYTLCDTDTDGLQHEYTTVMTLVHLG, from the exons ATGGGTGAAAATCAAGATTTTACCGTTTCTATACAAGACAGCAAGGCTGCATACATACTCAGCAATGTTGCAGAAGTGGTTGAGCGAATTCTGACGTTCGTACCAACCAAGTCGCTTCTCCGGATCGCAAG TGTGTGCAGACTGTGGAGAAACTGTGCGCGCAGAGTGCTGAGgactcagcagcagctcacCTGGGTGTCAGCCCGTGGACCGTCCAGCACAGACGCCCATGTCCTCAGCAGCATCCTGGCTGACGAAGTGGAG aaagtgttCCTCCTGCCCAAAACAGTTCTAGCGTTAGTGGATTGTGAGGCATTCAATGGACAAGCTTATTGCTACAGACAGAATAAAG CGAAAAGGAGTCGCCACAGTTCAGACATAGTTGAAGAACTGAACCTGCTCTTCCCAAAAGGCTGTGACATCATGGGTGTCTCTACACCAGGCATAGTCT TGACTCCCAGCGGCTCTTGCTCCAGCCTTCCTCAGGAGTACCAGGAGGGGGAGGCTGGCTTTGCAATCATGCTCCCCAGCATCGAAGGTGTACACGTCAAGCCCTTTCATTTTTGCAAGAAGTCCATCTCCCCAGCAGCCCTGAAAGAAGCAG GTCTAATTGACAACCCAGAGCTGCGTGTGGTACTGATGTTTGTCTATGAGGCATATAAGTCTGGAGGAGCGCGGTTCCTCAGCCAAATACTGGATCCACTGGCCAAGAGCAAAGCTCTTATTGCTGGAGGGCTGGTAGAAAGTGTCTTCTCTCCTCGCAGATACTG CTGTAGCCAGGGTGCATATGGTGTGGTGGGCCTGACCCTGAGTGGCCCTAAGGTGCAGGGAGCATCTGTGCTCTTGGATCAAGACATCAGCAACCCAAAGGCGGCTGAAGCCACAATCCGGCGGCTAAAGGCAGCCAAAATTCCTGAGCGAAACACCCTCGGTTTCATGTTTGCCTGCGTGGGGAGAGGCCAGAACTACTACAACAACCAGGCCAATGTAGAGGCAGACGCCTTCCACAAGGTGTTCCCCAACACTCCGCTCTTCGGCCTGTTCGGTAACGGTGAGATTGGCTGCGACCGAATCGTTAAAGACGACTACACGCTGTGCGACACTGACACAGACGGTCTGCAGCACGAGTACACTACAGTCATGACCCTGGTTCATTTAGGCTGA
- the LOC121960605 gene encoding tropomyosin alpha-1 chain-like isoform X6, with product MAGGSSLEAVKKKIKSLQDQADAAEDRAALLQRDLNQERSAREAAEGDVASLNRRIQLVEEELDRAQERLATALTKLEEAEKAADESERGMKVIENRAMKDEEKMELQEIQLKEAKHIAEEADRKYEEVARKLVIIESDLERTEERAELSESKCSELEEELKTVQNNLKSLEAQAEKYSQKEDKYEEEIKVLTDKLKEAETRAEFAERSVAKLEKTIDDLEDELYAQKLKYKAISEELDHALNDMTSM from the exons ATGGCCGGTGGGAGCTCTCTGGAAgctgtgaaaaagaaaatcaagtcGCTGCAGGACCAGGCCGATGCGGCGGAGGACCGGGCAGCGTTACTACAGCGGGACCTGAACCAGGAGCGGAGCGCGAGGGAAGCA GCTGAGGGTGATGTAGCTTCCCTGAACAGACGTATCCAGCTGGTTGAGGAGGAGTTGGACCGTGCTCAGGAGCGTCTGGCCACGGCACTGACCAAGCTGGAGGAGGCCGAGAAGGCTGCTGATGAGAGCGAGAG AGGCATGAAGGTCATTGAGAACAGGGCAATGAAGGACGAGGAGAAGATGGAGCTGCAGGAGATCCAGCTGAAGGAGGCCAAACACATTGCAGAGGAGGCTGACCGCAAATACGAGGAG GTGGCCCGTAAGCTGGTGATCATTGAGAGTGACTTGGAACGTACAGAGGAGCGCGCTGAGCTGTCTGAGAG CAAATGCTCTGAGCTTGAGGAGGAGCTGAAAACCGTACAGAACAACCTGAAGTCTCTGGAGGCTCAGGCAGAGAAG TACTCACAGAAGGAGGACAAGTACGAGGAGGAGATCAAGGTTCTTACAGACAAGTTGAAGGAG GCTGAGACTCGTGCTGAGTTCGCTGAGAGATCAGTCGCCAAGCTTGAGAAGACCATTGATGACTTGGAAG ATGAGCTGTATGCCCAGAAACTGAAGTACAAGGCCATCAGCGAGGAGCTGGACCACGCCCTCAACGACATGACCTCCATGTAA
- the LOC121960605 gene encoding tropomyosin alpha-4 chain-like isoform X2, whose amino-acid sequence MAGGSSLEAVKKKIKSLQDQADAAEDRAALLQRDLNQERSAREAAEGDVASLNRRIQLVEEELDRAQERLATALTKLEEAEKAADESERGMKVIENRAMKDEEKMELQEIQLKEAKHIAEEADRKYEEVARKLVIIESDLERTEERAELSESKCSELEEELKTVQNNLKSLEAQAEKYSQKEDKYEEEIKVLTDKLKEAETRAEFAERSVAKLEKTIDDLEAKFLHPSPQKLVERHHLSPVQRSPTFCLCISLLPRHFCTLGCRCRHPFVHLSYRLLSRIALFKINILPSMPALPPFSCNVSSFPFVLSFFFVLCLFNLFC is encoded by the exons ATGGCCGGTGGGAGCTCTCTGGAAgctgtgaaaaagaaaatcaagtcGCTGCAGGACCAGGCCGATGCGGCGGAGGACCGGGCAGCGTTACTACAGCGGGACCTGAACCAGGAGCGGAGCGCGAGGGAAGCA GCTGAGGGTGATGTAGCTTCCCTGAACAGACGTATCCAGCTGGTTGAGGAGGAGTTGGACCGTGCTCAGGAGCGTCTGGCCACGGCACTGACCAAGCTGGAGGAGGCCGAGAAGGCTGCTGATGAGAGCGAGAG AGGCATGAAGGTCATTGAGAACAGGGCAATGAAGGACGAGGAGAAGATGGAGCTGCAGGAGATCCAGCTGAAGGAGGCCAAACACATTGCAGAGGAGGCTGACCGCAAATACGAGGAG GTGGCCCGTAAGCTGGTGATCATTGAGAGTGACTTGGAACGTACAGAGGAGCGCGCTGAGCTGTCTGAGAG CAAATGCTCTGAGCTTGAGGAGGAGCTGAAAACCGTACAGAACAACCTGAAGTCTCTGGAGGCTCAGGCAGAGAAG TACTCACAGAAGGAGGACAAGTACGAGGAGGAGATCAAGGTTCTTACAGACAAGTTGAAGGAG GCTGAGACTCGTGCTGAGTTCGCTGAGAGATCAGTCGCCAAGCTTGAGAAGACCATTGATGACTTGGAAG ctaaATTTTTACACCCCTCACCTCAGAAGCTGGTTGAACGTCATCATCTCTCTCCTGTGCAGCGCAGCCCGACTTTCTGTCTCTGTATTTCCTTACTGCCCCGTCACTTCTGCACACTGGGCTGTCGCTGCCGCCATCCATTTGTTCATCTCTCATACAGACTTTTGAGCCGTATtgctttgtttaaaataaacattcttCCATCTATGCCAGCCCTTCCCCCTTTCTCCTGCAATGTTTCTTCATTTCCATTTGtcctatcttttttttttgtcttatgtctttttaatttgttttgttga